A DNA window from Fragaria vesca subsp. vesca linkage group LG3, FraVesHawaii_1.0, whole genome shotgun sequence contains the following coding sequences:
- the LOC101308559 gene encoding ribonuclease J-like: MVRFFVLGTDWKIDESPLDDQGFDSEGLDELSKGVTLEGQQVYPLSSVADALLRHISATQVRFITTQFASNIHQLGSVKAAADAIGRKLVVVGMSLRTYLDAAWRDGKAPIDPYQPR, from the exons ATGGTACGATTCTTCGTACTGGGGACTGACTGGAAG ATTGATGAGTCACCACTTGATGATCAAGGTTTTGATAGTGAAGGTTTGGATGAACTTTCAAAAGGAGTAACACTG GAAGGACAACAAGTGTATCCACTATCCTCAGTGGCAGATGCACTGTTGAGGCATATTTCAGCAACTCAAGTGAGGTTTATTACTACCCAGTTTGCTTCAAACATACATCAACTTGGAAGTGTGAAAGCTGCTGCTGATGCTATTGGTAGAAAGTTG GTAGTTGTCGGTATGTCCTTGAGGACATATCTTGATGCAGCTTGGAGGGATGGGAAGGCACCAATTGACCCATATCAACCCCGGTGA